In Alteromonas naphthalenivorans, one DNA window encodes the following:
- the ahpF gene encoding alkyl hydroperoxide reductase subunit F, whose amino-acid sequence MLTKEILQALKGYAESMQKNVTFVVQTGEHSKREELVSFLSDIAGVSDKLSLEERDTKGVLRSSISFLLEADGEDTGIRFSGIPGGHEFNSLILGMLHASGTELKIDDSVKAIVKGVKEELNFEVFISLSCHNCPEVVQALNQFALLNPNITSEMIDGGLYQNVVAERDIQGVPSVYLNGELFANGKVDASVLIDKLIERDPSLKEANKGESLPLQDVTVIGGGPAGVASAIYSARKGLKVTVVADRFGGQVKDTMGIENLISVSKTTGPELVGNLMEHMNDYDITLKEHVRVDSVEQGNVKTITLSSGEQIRTRSIIVATGARWRELGVPGEKENVGNGVAYCPHCDGPFFKGKDVAVIGGGNSGIEAALDLAGIVKSVTVFEFMPELKADQVLIDQAEKRENITIIRNAATHQITAENGKVNAIEYQDRNTTELHTLPLSGVFVQIGLVPNSQFMEGVVDMSKYGEIVIDTKCNTSAPGIFAAGDVTTVPYKQIVISMGEGAKASLAAFEYLLSHEVIEMDEETQAA is encoded by the coding sequence GTGTTAACTAAAGAAATTTTACAAGCGTTGAAAGGCTATGCTGAGTCAATGCAGAAAAACGTAACCTTCGTCGTACAGACCGGTGAACACAGCAAGCGTGAAGAGCTTGTGTCGTTTCTGTCCGACATTGCTGGTGTAAGTGACAAACTAAGCCTTGAAGAGCGCGACACTAAGGGTGTTTTACGCAGCTCAATCAGTTTTTTACTGGAAGCTGATGGTGAAGATACAGGCATTCGCTTTTCTGGTATTCCTGGCGGTCACGAATTTAACTCGCTTATCTTAGGTATGCTTCACGCATCAGGTACCGAGCTTAAAATTGATGACAGCGTAAAAGCGATTGTTAAAGGCGTTAAAGAAGAACTTAACTTTGAAGTATTTATCAGCTTAAGCTGCCATAACTGCCCAGAAGTCGTTCAAGCGCTTAACCAATTTGCACTACTTAATCCAAACATTACGTCTGAAATGATTGACGGTGGATTGTATCAAAACGTAGTAGCAGAACGTGATATTCAGGGCGTTCCAAGCGTTTACCTTAATGGTGAGCTATTCGCTAATGGTAAGGTCGATGCATCGGTTCTTATCGATAAACTTATCGAACGTGACCCATCGCTAAAAGAGGCGAACAAAGGTGAGTCGTTACCGTTACAAGACGTTACCGTAATTGGTGGTGGTCCAGCGGGCGTGGCATCAGCGATATACAGCGCACGTAAAGGTTTAAAAGTGACAGTGGTTGCCGATCGTTTCGGTGGTCAAGTGAAAGATACAATGGGTATTGAGAACCTAATCTCAGTATCTAAAACTACCGGCCCTGAGCTAGTAGGTAATTTAATGGAACACATGAACGATTATGATATTACGCTTAAAGAGCACGTTCGTGTTGATTCTGTAGAACAAGGTAATGTTAAAACGATTACGTTATCGTCTGGTGAACAAATTCGTACTCGTTCAATTATTGTTGCTACTGGCGCACGTTGGAGAGAACTCGGTGTGCCAGGTGAGAAAGAAAACGTAGGTAACGGCGTGGCGTACTGCCCACACTGTGATGGTCCTTTCTTTAAAGGTAAAGACGTTGCAGTTATTGGTGGAGGCAACTCGGGTATTGAAGCGGCACTTGATTTAGCGGGTATTGTTAAATCGGTAACGGTATTTGAATTCATGCCAGAACTTAAAGCTGACCAAGTACTGATTGACCAAGCTGAAAAACGTGAAAATATCACGATTATCAGAAACGCAGCGACGCATCAAATCACTGCTGAGAATGGAAAAGTTAATGCTATCGAGTATCAAGATCGCAATACTACAGAACTCCATACTCTCCCGCTTTCGGGTGTGTTCGTTCAGATTGGCCTAGTACCAAACAGTCAATTCATGGAAGGCGTGGTTGACATGAGTAAGTACGGTGAAATCGTTATCGATACTAAGTGCAACACGTCTGCACCAGGTATATTTGCAGCCGGTGACGTTACAACAGTACCTTACAAGCAAATCGTTATTTCAATGGGCGAGGGTGCAAAAGCGTCATTAGCAGCATTTGAATACTTGCTAAGCCATGAAGTCATAGAGATGGACGAAGAAACACAAGCTGCCTAA
- the ahpC gene encoding alkyl hydroperoxide reductase subunit C, with protein sequence MALINTAIKPFKAQAFKDGEFIEVSSEDISGKWAVFVFYPADFTFVCPTELGDIADKYEELQSRGVEVFSVSTDTHFTHKAWHDSSDTINKIKFAMIGDPTGEITRNFDCMRETMGLADRATFVVDPEGIVQAMEITSEGIGRDADDLVRKIKAAQYVASHPGEVCPAKWKEGEATLAPSLDLVGKI encoded by the coding sequence ATGGCATTAATTAACACTGCTATCAAACCGTTCAAAGCACAAGCATTTAAAGACGGCGAGTTCATCGAAGTAAGCAGCGAAGATATCAGCGGTAAGTGGGCAGTATTTGTTTTCTATCCAGCCGATTTCACGTTTGTATGCCCAACTGAGCTTGGCGACATTGCTGATAAGTACGAAGAGCTTCAGTCTCGTGGCGTAGAAGTATTCTCAGTATCTACTGATACTCACTTCACTCACAAAGCGTGGCACGATTCGTCTGACACTATCAACAAAATCAAGTTCGCAATGATTGGTGACCCAACGGGTGAAATCACTCGCAACTTCGATTGTATGCGTGAAACTATGGGTCTAGCTGACCGTGCAACATTTGTAGTTGACCCAGAAGGTATCGTGCAAGCGATGGAAATCACTTCTGAAGGTATCGGCCGTGATGCAGACGACCTAGTTCGCAAAATCAAAGCTGCTCAGTACGTTGCTTCTCACCCAGGTGAAGTTTGCCCAGCTAAATGGAAAGAAGGCGAAGCTACACTAGCTCCTTCTCTTGACCTAGTAGGCAAAATCTAA
- a CDS encoding ExeM/NucH family extracellular endonuclease translates to MKTPLSLITAGILTAFSANASDLVISGVVDASLTGGLPKAVELYVVNDIPDLSVYGLGSANNGGGTDGVEFTFPADSASAGSYIYVASEIDGFTEFFGYAPDYDTSAMGINGDDAVELFENEAVVDTFGDINVDGNGTAWEYLDGWAYRKDGSVANGGTFSSDNWTYSGVDALDDAATNAAATTPFPVATFSTEGGGDDEVPPEEPVIELGVCADAATLISTIQGSGDASEEVGNSHIVEAIVTGMGAGGFFLQEETADSDGDDATSEGIFVNGSTTIAVGNVARLYGEVVENYGMTTLNLDSDVTALDCGASDDVLMTTIDMPYDYSLEPFEGMLASVVDATVTSTNDLWRYGEIQVSDSVKRQPSDVAAPLSDAYVEAVAASEASLLKIEDNSSSSYPDTINYFPTFSYANAIRIGDTVSASGPLNYSFGAFRINPTDVITVTSTREANPVVTEGNLSIATFNVLNYFNGEVDANGDVTFDFDANRGAEDETEFALQEARIVEAIVGLNADVVGLMEIENDGFGDDSAIVSLVAAVNAELADTEQYSFISTADSTEIGTDAITVGLLYRASIVTPEGDAQVVDMPIQQIDEDSVAQMRPSLIQSFAHIESGKTFAVAVNHFKSKGSECGEDLAEAVSETDTIQGSCNALRVSAAITLGEALSDESLPERILVLGDLNSYSAEDPVAVLTDYTAETQGYTVMTAANTGMDDGASVEVTANYGYVNLAEEFDAEGYSYWFYGTEQVGSLDHVLASETMLADAVDGAHWSINSPEVYQFQYDQALSYYPDEDGYAFTDVGPFRSSDHDPFIATFNLEAELPDEADPIEDDNDSGGSMGFILALMAGVLTFRRRSAK, encoded by the coding sequence GTGAAAACTCCATTGTCACTTATAACAGCAGGTATTCTTACTGCATTTTCGGCCAATGCCAGCGACTTAGTTATCAGCGGTGTTGTTGATGCGTCACTTACCGGCGGCCTTCCTAAAGCTGTTGAACTTTACGTTGTAAACGATATTCCAGATTTATCGGTCTACGGGCTTGGCTCAGCCAACAATGGCGGCGGCACTGATGGCGTAGAATTTACTTTCCCAGCAGATAGCGCCTCAGCGGGTAGTTATATTTACGTAGCATCTGAAATTGATGGTTTTACTGAGTTTTTCGGTTATGCACCAGACTACGATACTTCGGCCATGGGTATTAATGGCGATGATGCGGTAGAGCTTTTCGAAAATGAAGCCGTTGTTGATACTTTCGGTGACATTAATGTTGATGGTAACGGCACAGCATGGGAATACTTAGACGGTTGGGCTTACCGAAAAGATGGTTCAGTCGCTAATGGCGGGACTTTCTCCTCTGACAATTGGACTTACAGTGGCGTAGACGCACTAGATGATGCAGCAACCAATGCAGCCGCCACCACGCCCTTCCCTGTTGCTACTTTTAGTACTGAAGGCGGCGGTGATGATGAAGTTCCACCAGAAGAGCCCGTTATTGAGCTAGGTGTTTGTGCTGACGCAGCAACCCTTATTAGCACCATTCAAGGTAGTGGCGATGCTTCAGAAGAAGTTGGTAACAGCCATATTGTTGAAGCCATTGTTACTGGCATGGGTGCGGGCGGTTTCTTCTTACAAGAAGAAACAGCGGATAGCGATGGTGATGATGCCACTTCTGAAGGTATTTTCGTTAACGGTAGCACTACTATTGCGGTAGGTAACGTTGCTCGCCTATACGGTGAAGTAGTTGAAAACTACGGCATGACTACGCTTAACTTAGACAGCGATGTGACTGCACTTGATTGTGGCGCAAGCGATGACGTATTGATGACGACTATCGATATGCCTTACGATTATTCCCTTGAGCCATTTGAAGGCATGCTAGCTTCTGTTGTTGATGCAACGGTAACTAGCACAAACGATTTGTGGCGTTACGGCGAAATTCAAGTAAGTGACAGCGTTAAACGCCAGCCTAGCGACGTAGCAGCACCACTTTCAGACGCATACGTTGAAGCAGTTGCAGCCTCAGAAGCCAGCTTACTTAAAATCGAAGATAACAGCAGTTCTAGTTACCCAGACACCATTAACTACTTCCCTACCTTTAGCTACGCAAATGCTATTCGTATTGGTGATACTGTGTCTGCAAGCGGCCCGCTAAATTATAGCTTCGGTGCGTTTAGAATTAACCCTACCGATGTGATTACAGTAACTTCTACTCGCGAAGCGAACCCAGTGGTAACTGAAGGTAACTTATCGATTGCTACCTTCAACGTATTGAACTACTTCAATGGCGAAGTTGATGCTAACGGCGATGTAACCTTCGATTTCGATGCAAACCGTGGTGCAGAAGACGAAACTGAATTCGCATTACAAGAAGCCCGTATCGTTGAAGCCATTGTAGGCTTGAACGCTGACGTTGTTGGCTTAATGGAAATTGAAAACGATGGATTTGGCGATGACAGTGCTATTGTTAGCCTAGTGGCTGCGGTAAACGCTGAGCTTGCCGATACTGAACAGTATTCATTTATCAGCACTGCTGATAGCACAGAAATTGGTACTGATGCTATTACCGTTGGCTTGTTATACCGCGCATCTATTGTGACGCCTGAAGGTGATGCACAAGTAGTAGACATGCCAATTCAGCAAATTGATGAAGACAGCGTTGCACAAATGCGCCCTTCTTTAATTCAATCGTTTGCTCACATTGAAAGTGGTAAAACCTTTGCTGTTGCCGTTAACCACTTTAAATCGAAAGGTTCAGAGTGTGGTGAAGATCTTGCTGAAGCAGTCAGTGAAACGGATACCATACAAGGCAGCTGTAATGCACTTCGTGTATCTGCTGCTATTACACTTGGTGAAGCATTAAGCGATGAAAGCTTACCTGAGCGCATTTTAGTATTAGGTGACTTGAACTCGTACAGTGCAGAAGATCCGGTTGCAGTACTTACCGACTACACCGCTGAAACCCAAGGTTACACGGTAATGACCGCAGCAAATACAGGTATGGACGATGGTGCCTCTGTAGAAGTAACGGCTAATTATGGTTACGTAAATCTTGCAGAAGAGTTTGATGCTGAAGGTTACTCTTACTGGTTCTACGGTACAGAGCAAGTGGGCAGCTTAGACCATGTGCTAGCAAGTGAAACCATGCTTGCTGATGCGGTAGACGGTGCGCATTGGAGCATTAACTCTCCTGAAGTTTACCAATTCCAGTACGACCAAGCGCTTTCTTACTACCCTGATGAAGACGGCTATGCATTTACTGATGTAGGTCCATTCCGCAGCTCAGATCACGACCCGTTCATTGCAACCTTCAACTTAGAAGCAGAATTACCTGATGAAGCTGATCCTATTGAAGATGACAACGATTCAGGCGGCTCTATGGGTTTCATCTTAGCATTAATGGCTGGTGTTCTAACCTTTCGCCGCCGTTCAGCTAAGTAA
- a CDS encoding response regulator, producing the protein MLEKIPAPTSKEDLRVLVIDNQGLVHDVVASALHAIGIKHVVSAFNAFHAIRLCGEKRFDFVLLAFNVSHDKDGFHLFEELRHLNHINDTTTVIFLSAETSPELVNCIVELQPDDFWVKPLKPSSIESRLNYLLQIRYKLHKMMHCMKVGDYSTAMYYAERQLKDVSLSDYHPRIRRLIGECLLQLRDYETSENYYRELLQTMDHAWVHIGLARSLLRQDELEEAQSMVEDLLLRTDTRFLTYDLLAQYFIEKEQFELAYEQMKEASKLAPRNIERNKRLWDLARLNHDKVGQLSAVQNMAKFAKNSIHDSPELALNVIRSTIDLATSLGAGEGDRYIQRAQNDLEEISQQKGVQIQLGDQIDVIKARMLCLRNQKKSAEEIMNASSVHTTGQSMEDNLDKMKAFHELGMREQCISILEKLKTQIEGDTFSSQVVDEYLKQESIERTEIQFTTKELKNMATVHYKENRLQPAYNNLRQALTISPKDKQIALSLMKVLLQLHSTQPLNDEQLEVVTLAARMLTNEKLSASQADKRDQYIDKLGLEVEAPNDKEALGVLGHPTA; encoded by the coding sequence ATGTTGGAAAAAATTCCTGCCCCCACCTCAAAAGAGGATTTGCGCGTTCTGGTTATCGACAACCAGGGTTTAGTGCACGATGTTGTAGCCTCTGCGTTGCATGCTATTGGTATCAAACACGTTGTGAGTGCATTTAATGCCTTTCACGCTATTCGCTTGTGTGGAGAAAAGCGTTTTGATTTTGTGCTGCTTGCATTCAATGTTAGTCACGACAAAGATGGTTTTCATTTATTTGAAGAGCTTAGACACTTAAATCATATCAATGACACCACAACGGTTATCTTTCTAAGTGCTGAAACATCGCCAGAATTGGTTAATTGCATTGTTGAATTACAGCCTGATGATTTTTGGGTGAAACCGCTAAAGCCAAGTAGTATCGAGTCTCGTTTAAATTATTTACTTCAGATACGCTATAAACTTCATAAAATGATGCACTGCATGAAGGTCGGCGACTATTCTACCGCAATGTACTATGCCGAGCGTCAATTAAAAGATGTGTCACTATCTGACTATCATCCTAGAATTAGGCGTCTTATTGGTGAGTGTTTGCTGCAATTACGTGACTATGAAACCTCTGAAAATTACTACCGTGAACTTCTGCAAACCATGGACCATGCTTGGGTCCATATTGGCTTAGCCCGTTCCTTGTTACGACAGGATGAATTGGAAGAAGCGCAATCTATGGTTGAAGATTTATTACTTCGTACAGATACCCGTTTTTTAACCTATGATTTGTTGGCACAGTACTTTATTGAGAAAGAACAATTTGAGTTAGCTTACGAACAAATGAAAGAAGCGAGTAAGTTAGCGCCTCGTAACATTGAACGTAATAAGCGGTTGTGGGATTTGGCACGGCTTAACCACGACAAAGTAGGTCAGTTGTCGGCGGTACAAAATATGGCGAAGTTTGCCAAGAATTCTATTCATGATTCACCTGAGCTTGCTTTGAATGTAATTCGTTCTACCATCGATTTAGCCACTAGCCTTGGCGCTGGGGAAGGTGATAGATACATACAACGTGCGCAAAATGACTTGGAAGAGATCAGTCAGCAAAAAGGGGTTCAAATCCAACTTGGCGACCAAATTGATGTTATTAAAGCGCGTATGTTGTGCCTTCGAAATCAAAAGAAGTCGGCTGAGGAAATCATGAACGCCAGTTCAGTGCATACCACTGGGCAATCGATGGAAGATAACCTAGACAAAATGAAAGCTTTTCATGAGCTAGGCATGCGTGAGCAGTGCATCAGTATTTTAGAAAAGCTTAAAACGCAAATTGAGGGTGATACCTTTTCTTCGCAAGTCGTCGATGAATATCTCAAGCAAGAGTCTATTGAACGCACAGAGATACAGTTCACGACTAAAGAATTGAAGAACATGGCTACGGTGCACTATAAAGAGAACCGGTTGCAGCCTGCTTACAATAACTTGCGACAAGCACTTACTATTTCGCCTAAAGACAAACAAATTGCATTGAGTTTAATGAAGGTGTTGCTTCAACTGCACAGCACCCAACCATTGAATGATGAGCAACTGGAAGTGGTTACACTGGCAGCACGCATGTTAACTAACGAAAAGTTATCAGCTTCACAAGCAGACAAGCGCGATCAGTATATTGATAAGTTAGGGCTTGAGGTAGAAGCGCCTAACGATAAGGAAGCCTTGGGCGTTCTTGGTCACCCTACAGCTTAA
- a CDS encoding DUF2252 family protein translates to MDRAKFLNQEIAKIDGTLPSPHLAKHLKMALSPFVFYRGSAQLFYADLANRHLPVPEACFSMSLTSVMGDCHTSNFGFLTEEGSHGDTVIFTPNDFDDACVGYAHWDILRYLTSLSLVEAHCKGISEGRFLIDMPGPLKPAVDTHQVNHAQYLFLQEYVATCQRVTEDATVINEAMEQEPDGKLKKFYRKALERSSCGEKFESKSALAKAVHLTQDGLKFKHITDKYTPLSPVEHQQVLAAFAPYMDDDIVDITSRENAGTGSVNMRRFYFLVGPKKPHNAESFRYCHIVEVKQQRKAAPLFYFDNVCPVNRLNPAHLTARSQRRMQRRPDLLLDEVIWDNAHWLIRSRHHAKVGLDPHDIGMGNKARNGDFGYFAKLCGYTLALAHCRGDRRSTRFAKSAVKALNHHTNSALITSANHYAKQVIDDHSWFCDALKNM, encoded by the coding sequence ATGGATCGCGCGAAATTTCTTAATCAAGAAATTGCTAAAATTGACGGCACCTTACCTTCTCCCCACTTAGCTAAACATTTGAAAATGGCCTTAAGCCCATTTGTATTTTACCGCGGTAGCGCACAACTATTTTATGCAGACCTAGCAAATCGCCACCTACCAGTGCCAGAGGCATGCTTTTCGATGTCACTCACCAGTGTAATGGGTGATTGCCATACGTCTAATTTTGGTTTTCTTACTGAGGAAGGCTCACACGGCGACACCGTTATTTTTACGCCGAACGATTTTGACGATGCCTGTGTTGGCTATGCACATTGGGATATTCTTCGCTATCTTACTTCATTGTCTCTGGTAGAAGCCCATTGCAAAGGTATTTCTGAAGGCCGCTTTTTGATAGACATGCCAGGCCCGTTAAAACCAGCAGTAGACACCCACCAGGTTAATCACGCCCAATACCTATTCCTTCAGGAATACGTGGCTACATGTCAACGCGTGACTGAAGATGCGACAGTTATCAATGAAGCTATGGAACAAGAGCCTGATGGAAAATTGAAAAAATTCTATCGCAAAGCATTGGAACGTTCGTCTTGCGGCGAAAAGTTCGAATCTAAAAGCGCGCTAGCTAAAGCGGTTCATTTAACGCAGGATGGCCTGAAATTTAAACACATTACTGATAAATACACGCCGCTGAGCCCAGTAGAACATCAACAGGTGTTAGCGGCATTCGCACCCTATATGGATGATGACATTGTTGATATCACCAGCAGAGAAAATGCCGGAACCGGTTCGGTAAATATGCGCCGCTTCTATTTCTTAGTTGGCCCCAAAAAACCGCATAACGCAGAAAGCTTTCGTTATTGTCACATTGTTGAGGTAAAACAACAGCGCAAAGCCGCGCCCTTATTCTACTTCGATAATGTGTGCCCGGTGAATCGATTGAACCCTGCTCATCTGACCGCACGCAGCCAACGACGAATGCAGCGCCGTCCAGATTTATTGCTCGATGAGGTTATTTGGGACAATGCACACTGGTTAATTCGCTCACGCCACCACGCCAAAGTAGGACTAGACCCTCATGATATTGGTATGGGAAATAAAGCGCGAAACGGAGACTTTGGTTATTTCGCTAAACTGTGCGGCTATACGCTTGCGTTAGCCCATTGTCGTGGTGACAGGCGAAGTACACGCTTTGCGAAAAGTGCTGTAAAAGCGTTAAACCACCATACTAATAGTGCGCTAATTACTAGTGCTAATCATTATGCAAAGCAAGTTATTGATGACCACAGTTGGTTTTGCGATGCGCTAAAAAACATGTAA
- a CDS encoding PepSY-associated TM helix domain-containing protein, with the protein MNKATKQSALNAHSWVGVFLSVLLFLVCLSGTIAVFHLEFERWEQPHIPEFESVEDGAVEKAMDSFLTKHPEETDHLFVVLPTSGIPRLVVENDHGAYFADEQGNLLEKEKVAFTQMLVDLHLYLNLPHSWGMILVSALGAIICTLIITGVIAHKRIAKDAFKLRRGGNGQQSQIDLHNRFGLWASPFHLVIAITGTYFGLAGIVLVLVAQLNYGGDRDAVINQVFTPDPVIEAQEGKPAIGKAIAQMETIAPENPLIFVTVHEVNKPEQFIEIYAQVPGRMIYGEAYRFDTAGNYLGTAGYDDGAWGKQLLWAVYRLHFGDFAGIPSKVLYFVLGIMLSMLCVSGMEVWLSKKAHPVLATRLWYCTVWGSVSALAFTAIADMFFSGSLIAVFWGLMVLNVALTVAIKRLTKPVWLIISGISVLLLLFIYSAVNGEHALSVASLQLNIPMLIYVVWSILRGNTLLRRETLLSNFQKENQTTTHNIDGNGDKSASVSTETQSPMA; encoded by the coding sequence ATGAACAAAGCGACAAAACAATCAGCCCTAAATGCACATAGCTGGGTTGGCGTATTTTTAAGCGTACTCCTTTTTTTGGTCTGCCTGTCAGGCACTATCGCCGTATTCCATTTAGAATTTGAACGGTGGGAACAACCGCATATTCCCGAGTTTGAATCCGTCGAGGATGGGGCAGTAGAAAAGGCGATGGACAGCTTTTTAACTAAGCATCCCGAAGAAACAGATCATCTATTTGTGGTGCTCCCTACATCAGGTATTCCAAGGTTGGTAGTAGAGAACGACCACGGCGCATACTTTGCAGATGAACAAGGTAATTTGCTTGAAAAAGAAAAAGTAGCCTTCACCCAAATGTTGGTGGATTTACATTTGTACCTCAACTTACCGCATAGCTGGGGGATGATACTGGTGAGTGCCTTAGGCGCCATAATATGTACCCTTATCATCACAGGAGTTATCGCCCATAAGCGTATAGCGAAAGATGCGTTTAAACTTAGAAGAGGCGGCAATGGTCAACAAAGCCAAATTGATTTGCACAATCGCTTTGGCCTTTGGGCATCACCATTTCATTTAGTCATTGCAATAACAGGAACCTATTTTGGTTTAGCCGGTATCGTACTGGTGCTAGTGGCACAATTAAATTATGGCGGTGACAGGGATGCGGTAATAAACCAAGTATTTACCCCCGACCCAGTCATTGAAGCGCAAGAAGGTAAACCAGCGATAGGTAAAGCCATCGCGCAAATGGAAACCATAGCCCCAGAAAACCCGCTTATATTTGTGACTGTTCACGAGGTGAACAAACCTGAACAGTTCATTGAAATTTATGCACAAGTACCTGGGCGAATGATATACGGTGAAGCATATCGATTTGATACCGCAGGTAATTATTTAGGCACTGCCGGTTACGACGATGGCGCATGGGGTAAGCAATTGTTGTGGGCTGTTTATCGCCTTCACTTTGGCGACTTTGCAGGAATACCGAGTAAAGTACTGTATTTTGTTTTGGGTATCATGCTATCCATGCTGTGCGTATCGGGAATGGAAGTGTGGTTATCTAAAAAAGCGCATCCTGTGTTGGCCACGCGCTTGTGGTATTGCACGGTGTGGGGCAGTGTGAGTGCATTGGCGTTCACGGCAATAGCAGATATGTTCTTTTCAGGTTCGTTAATTGCAGTATTTTGGGGACTAATGGTGTTAAATGTAGCACTTACGGTGGCCATAAAGCGGCTTACCAAACCAGTGTGGCTGATAATTTCAGGTATCAGTGTGTTATTGCTTTTATTTATTTATAGCGCTGTGAACGGGGAACATGCACTTTCGGTGGCATCGTTGCAATTAAACATACCCATGCTGATTTATGTTGTATGGAGTATTTTACGAGGTAACACTTTACTTAGGCGTGAAACTCTACTGTCGAATTTTCAAAAAGAAAATCAAACAACAACGCACAATATAGATGGTAATGGCGACAAGAGCGCATCAGTATCGACTGAAACGCAATCGCCAATGGCTTAA
- a CDS encoding SMP-30/gluconolactonase/LRE family protein, with protein sequence MRILVISALIAVMGYLLLWPVPVEPDAWNAPKDKGYSGVHHVNDKLSFAHAIALGELTALSHKEATTIKREYGPEDFALRSDGTIATATHSGTIMLLAPNDTHFTPWVNTGGRPLGLEFDASDNLIVADAYLGLLSVSPSGVITLLTDAVDGTPIVYADDVDVAENGMIYFSDATTKFSAKAYGGTLSGSLLEILEHKGNGRLLAYNPNTNVTTVLMDGLVFANGVAISHNQQYVLVNETGSYRVLRYFIAGPKTGLVDVFIDNLPGFPDNIATAPDGGYWVGFASPRSASLDDLSNSPFLRKVVQRLPASLRPKAKAYGHVIKLNKQGKVTNDLQDPSGNYPLTTGVLETADMLYISSLTASSVAVVEKANLPKGEDE encoded by the coding sequence ATGCGAATTTTAGTCATAAGTGCTTTGATAGCCGTGATGGGGTATTTACTACTTTGGCCTGTACCGGTTGAACCGGACGCATGGAATGCACCAAAAGATAAAGGCTATAGCGGCGTTCATCACGTCAACGATAAGCTATCCTTCGCCCATGCTATAGCCTTAGGCGAATTAACAGCCTTGAGCCATAAAGAAGCCACCACAATAAAAAGAGAATACGGCCCAGAAGATTTTGCTCTGCGAAGTGATGGCACTATCGCCACGGCCACGCATTCTGGCACTATCATGCTATTAGCACCCAACGATACCCACTTTACACCTTGGGTTAACACGGGCGGGAGGCCGCTTGGGTTGGAGTTCGATGCCAGCGATAATCTTATTGTGGCAGATGCTTACCTGGGGTTACTTTCTGTTTCGCCATCAGGTGTCATTACCTTGCTAACTGATGCTGTTGATGGCACGCCCATTGTGTACGCTGACGATGTAGATGTGGCAGAAAATGGCATGATATATTTTTCTGACGCCACCACTAAATTTAGTGCAAAAGCCTATGGCGGAACACTTAGCGGCAGCTTGTTAGAAATTTTAGAGCACAAAGGTAATGGCCGATTACTCGCGTACAATCCAAATACCAACGTCACTACTGTTTTAATGGATGGGTTAGTCTTTGCCAATGGGGTTGCTATCAGCCATAACCAGCAATATGTTTTGGTGAACGAAACTGGTAGCTACCGAGTGTTGCGTTACTTCATTGCTGGGCCCAAAACAGGTTTGGTAGATGTGTTCATCGATAACTTACCCGGCTTTCCCGATAATATTGCCACAGCACCCGACGGTGGCTACTGGGTAGGGTTTGCTTCACCGCGTTCCGCCTCGTTAGACGATTTATCAAACTCTCCATTTTTGCGTAAAGTAGTACAGCGCTTGCCTGCATCATTGCGCCCCAAAGCAAAAGCCTACGGCCATGTAATAAAATTAAATAAACAAGGCAAGGTGACAAATGACTTACAAGATCCAAGTGGAAATTATCCACTGACAACAGGGGTGTTAGAAACGGCAGATATGCTATACATTAGCAGCCTAACTGCGTCGTCTGTGGCGGTGGTTGAAAAAGCAAATTTACCAAAGGGAGAGGATGAATGA